One window from the genome of SAR324 cluster bacterium encodes:
- a CDS encoding ammonium transporter — protein sequence MSKRAKQLYVGISMILFPQIIFAADPVDSGTTAWMMISTALVLFMIPGLAMFYGGLVRTKNVLGTMMHSFVSMAIIGVLWVIVGYSLTFGHNILGGIYGWNSDFFFLKGIDDVITNGVPEYVIAMFQGKFAIITPALISGALAERVYFRSYCAFITLWFLVVYSPLCHWVWAADGWLFNAGASGVIDLAGGLVIHVSAGTSALVVAVYLGARKGYPKTAMHPNNLVMTLMGAGFLWVGWYGFNAGSTFQSGLATAQALTMTQISAASGALMWMLVEAIQFRKVTSLGFVSGILAGLVVITPAAGVVQPGGALILGALSSLACYYALKMKIKLGYDDSLDCFGIHGVGSGLGVLMLSFFIRDSWMEQAAQKAGAGGWTVWDQFGIQLLGMATTIALASVGTYLICLVIDKTIGFRIDEQSEVMGLDYSLHSERGYGMVNSDLI from the coding sequence ATGAGCAAACGAGCAAAACAGTTGTATGTCGGCATTTCAATGATCTTGTTTCCACAAATTATTTTCGCCGCGGACCCCGTTGATAGCGGGACGACCGCATGGATGATGATTTCAACCGCCTTGGTGCTGTTCATGATTCCGGGCTTGGCCATGTTTTATGGCGGTCTTGTACGTACCAAAAATGTGCTGGGAACCATGATGCACAGTTTTGTTTCAATGGCCATTATCGGTGTGTTATGGGTGATTGTCGGATATTCCCTGACCTTCGGACATAATATTCTGGGTGGGATTTATGGCTGGAACAGTGATTTTTTCTTTCTCAAGGGCATTGACGATGTCATCACCAATGGTGTTCCGGAATATGTCATTGCCATGTTTCAGGGCAAGTTTGCCATCATCACACCGGCACTTATCAGTGGAGCCCTCGCCGAGCGTGTATATTTCCGCAGTTACTGCGCGTTTATTACTTTGTGGTTTCTGGTGGTTTACAGCCCTCTTTGCCATTGGGTCTGGGCGGCTGATGGCTGGTTGTTCAATGCTGGAGCATCCGGAGTGATTGATCTGGCTGGCGGTCTGGTGATTCACGTTTCCGCGGGAACCAGCGCCCTCGTGGTGGCAGTATATCTGGGTGCCAGAAAAGGCTATCCTAAAACAGCGATGCATCCCAACAACCTGGTCATGACCCTGATGGGAGCAGGATTTTTATGGGTTGGCTGGTATGGCTTCAATGCGGGATCTACCTTTCAAAGCGGACTTGCCACCGCACAGGCACTCACCATGACCCAGATATCCGCGGCCAGTGGCGCCTTGATGTGGATGCTGGTCGAAGCGATCCAATTCAGAAAGGTAACATCCCTGGGTTTTGTATCAGGTATTTTGGCCGGTCTTGTTGTGATCACACCCGCCGCGGGCGTCGTCCAACCTGGAGGCGCGCTTATTCTGGGTGCCCTCTCCAGCCTCGCCTGTTATTACGCACTTAAAATGAAAATCAAACTGGGTTATGACGACAGTCTGGATTGTTTTGGAATTCATGGTGTTGGCAGTGGACTGGGCGTGTTGATGCTGTCATTTTTTATCCGTGACAGTTGGATGGAACAGGCCGCCCAAAAAGCGGGTGCCGGTGGCTGGACTGTCTGGGATCAGTTTGGAATTCAGTTGCTTGGAATGGCAACCACCATTGCGCTGGCAAGTGTGGGAACGTATCTGATCTGTCTGGTGATTGATAAAACTATCGGCTTCAGGATTGATGAACAATCTGAGGTGATGGGACTCGACTATTCACTGCATAGCGAACGTGGTTATGGAATGGTCAATTCAGATCTGATTTGA